The window AACCTGGTCTGGGGAGAGAGTGGTATTATCATTTTCAATTTATAAATTATGAAATTGAAGTTCAGAGGActtgttacttgcccagagtgacatagctagtaaatatctaaggcaagatttgatccCTCCAGGTCCAAAGTTGTATCCACCATACCATACCACATTCCAGCTAATGTAGGTAAGTCTATATGTACTTAAAtatggaatttaaaaataaagacaatggtAGCCCTGTGTGGAGTTTTATGTCCACTCAATACAAGCCAACTATATGGTTATTTCAAATTGTTCAGATGGTTGATATTATGAAGGTAAAACATCTTGCACTTTTCATCTAGGGTTTTTATGGCTTGTAGACAATAccttaaaattagataaatcttaTTTGTCTTGGTGCACATACCTGGTTAAATAGTTTGAAACTTCCTTTGAAGGTTCATGATTGAAATAAGCAAGCAGTTTGCTTACAtttagttagtcagtcaacaaacacttattaagcccttactctgtgccaggctaatggggataaaaagaaaggcaaaaacagtccttgtcctcaatcacagtacattctaatggaggagacagcatgaaaGTAATTAGATATATACATTCCATATAATCtatatttatacattataagGAGAGGGATGATAGATGAAAAGATAAATGATagacacagacagatagatagatagatagatagatagatagatagatagatagatagatagatagatagactgatagatagactgatagatacagagtagatagaaggtaatatgaaaagagaaggcactagcagttgagACGACCAGGAAAAGTCTCTTGTAGAAGATAAGACTTGAGATGAAGCTTGttggaagccagagaaaccaagAGGCAAATGTGAGGGGTAGAGCACGCCAGACATGGAGGCAGCTAATGAAACATTAGGGATTCAGAAGATGGAGGGATTCAGGTGGGGAggacagccaggaagccagtgccTCTGGAATATACAGTGTGTGGAGGGGATGAATGTTCAAAAGACCAGAAATGTAGGAAAGGTCTGGGTTATGAAGAGTTTACACACAGACAGATGAGTTCCAGTTACCAGATCTTTTTTCCAGAGATGTTTCCCTCCGGAGACGAACTGGTCCCACCACAACATCCAAGTTGTCCCACTCAGGGTGTGTTTCTCGCTTAGATCTGAGTGTACAGCCTTGTAGGCACTGAGAGGGGGGATCATCTGCTCTGCATATGGACATTTGGCACTTCAGATAAACAGCATCATGCTGTTTAAGAAACTTGAAGGCATTAAACTTAAATTTGACAACATTTGGGTTTGGAGAAGAGTAAGCAGTGTAGGTGGGGTCTCTCAcacatctggaaaataaaattaacatgaaATGAGACATCTCTTCTGTTGGGATGAAATAAGGGGAAATCTGAGATGCAACTGTTTGGAGTACAGTGTAACTTGATATTTAACAGGACGAAGTCTGCATCGGTAACAAGAGGCATAAATCTTGACTACGGGAGACACAAAGGAAGATGAATGCAAATAATTGTTGGGAAATATTCCACGCCAGATCCCAATCCCAACCTGTAAATGGGGCCACTAAGCTTCTAGTCATCCATACCTGAAACCTTGTagttatttttcttctccctctatttgcttCCCTATCTGCCTCTCTATTCATCCATCCTCATGCTTTCAAGAACTGTATCTCTGTGGAGGACTCCTATGACTATCTTTAACTGACCTCATTTCTGAGACCCTGTCTCACATTTCTAACTGCCTCCTGTATGTTTCAAGGTGGAAATCCTGCCAtaacctcaaactcaacatgtataaatataaactcaTCTTTCACTGCAACTCACCTCCTCCATgagaattttgttttggtttgtgatGTCACCATTTTTTCAGATGCTCAAGCTGAAAACCTTGGAATCATCTGCTGCCTTCTCCTTCATGACTCACATTGAATTTGTCACTGAGTTATATCAGTCCTTTATCTCTTCCATTCCATTACCTTTATCACCATCTTAATTAATGTATTCTTCATCATTTTACTCTTGGACTATTATAACTACTTCCTAACTGATCTCTGCCCCTCCTAATACATACTATGGCACCGCTGCAGTCATCTTTCTGGAACATATCTTTCTTCATGTCTCAAAAAAactttaatatgttttttttgcAACTGAATAGAATCTAAACCTTTTCACCTCGAATACAAGGTcttccacaatctgactccaatcCATCCTGTTATATTTATACTTCATTAGTCTCCTACATATATTCTCCACTCCAAAAATGATCTATCCAGTTTTACCTGGAAAGGTCATGCATATTgctatctctctgtcttctctcattcttttcctaCTGACTATCTCCTACTTATTTAAGCCCTACTCATACTTTAAGATTCATATAAAATTCCACCTACTACGTGGAACTATGCCTCAAGCTACAGTGATCTATTTCTCATCTGAACTCCTATGACATGTATTAAGAACTTCAGTCAGTGtatatttctctgaattgtttatttttttctcttttttacaacTTCTCTCCCTTACAGGAAGATAATATTTCCCCAAAGGTCAGAGATCATGCCTTATACTTATTTGAATCCTCCACAGGAAACAAACATTTGTGCAAAGACCACAGTAGATACtcaataaaatatcaataaaaaggaAGATGATATGTTTTCTTTCAATCTCTCTGGACCCAATCAATCTCCATGTCctagcaattctttttttaatgcttttctcCCTCATTCACTTCTCTTCATTTCCACAGCCACCACCTTGTTGTTCTAGGTCCTCATTACTTTATGCCTGGATTAGTATACTACCAGTTTTCTAGATGATCATCCTGATTCCaatcttttttcttcaaattttcacAGCATGTCACTACCAGATTTACGTTTCTTCCATTGGGTCACTATTGAAAACCTTTAAAGGTTTCCCATTGCtgctggagaaatattaattctgGTGAAAGCTAgtcttaattttaattaaattaaaattttatatgtgtatcaAATAGTTATATTAGTGCTCACTCTCCTCTTTTTGCTAATAAAGATTGAATTCAGATTATTTGAATTTCAATTGAATGGATTTATTAAGTAAGTACTCAGTTCATAACTAAAAGGCAATGTGGAATAATGGATTGAGCCCTGACTTGGAGTAAAAAAGTTTGTATTCTAGTCTTCATTTAGCCACTTACTGCCCATATGACCTTAGGCATATTACTTCGCTTCtcaaagcctcaatttccttatctgtaaaataggggaaatatttgtactacctattTCACAATTTTCTTACAAGGAAAATACTTGGTAAAATGGGACATACCATCTAAGAGTGAGCTGATACCATTACTGCAGTTACTAAGTAAGTGATTTTTACAAAAATCAGGTTGACTaacttcattcattttctttttcaaattggtTTCAGTGTATGGAGAAAGCAGACAAATAGAATTCCCCTTGATTAATTCTTAGCTTCTACTGATCATAATCCATagcaaattaacatttttaaaaaaaatagctgctATGCAGAGATCTTACCCATGTCGAATTAAATCATAGGTCACAGTtttaaaatcatcagcatagggagAGGCCACACAAGTATCTACAGAAAGTGCCAGATTTGGGTCAAAGTGGCTCAGCATGAGTTGAAAGAAAACATCCTGGTTGAGTTGTACATAGTACGGGGATTCAATCACTGGATGTTCAAATAATGGCGATTCATAAAATGAGACCTTCAGGCGATAATGGCCATATTGATGTCTGACAATATCAATGGCGTCATCTGTCAAGTATTTGACTTCTACCGTGATATGCTTATTCATTCTGCAGGAGACATGTAAGTGGAAGTTCTTTAGCCTGGAAATGACTCTGTTGAATTGGTTCGTGGAAATCAAATTGGAGTAGATGATGGTGTCATCTTTTTCCTTACCaaaccaaagacaaaaataaagtaaggttttaaaaactattttctatCAAATAGCTAAAAGCATGAGGTTATAACAATCCAATGTACAGTCAGACCCTTCTTAAAACATCTAATTACTCACCCTGGCAAAttcctatttatctcttttttgggaaagctttttttttgtggggcaatggggttaagtgacttgtccagggtcacacagctagtaagtgtcaagtgtctgaggccagatttgaactcaggtcctcctgaatccagggctggtgctttatccactgtgccacctagctgaccccaactCTAGCAAATTCAAGATCCCAACTTTTAACTTTAAACTCCTTCAGTCAACTCCAGCCTCTTCAGTGACTGTCACAGCACACTATTGCCTTGAACTGGGCTATTTGTGACAAAGAGAACTTATCCTTTATCTCCTTTTGTCTCTTCCCCTTTCTAGTTCCTCTTCTTTCCTACTGCTTCTACCCTTCAAGTCTGGGAGTAGTTTCGCTGACTCTCATAGGCCAGCGTCTGGCCTTCAAAGTCTGAGCTTTGCTGCAAGTTGCCTTGAAAAGGTAACAAAGCAAGAAAAGATTGTTTTCCTTCACTCAATTTtcttgtatatgtttatatttaggTATagtgattttaaagaaaaatattcagaaaagaaaaaatctagcTTGAGAGGtgatatataatttgttttccatttttcatgcTAAGTAAGAGTGTAGTACTATCTATAACATCACTTGTATATGATTTAAGAATGCACAAGGTGAAACTACATAGTGAGAGAGTATTTCTATGACCCATTCATAAAAATCACCCTCATTGCTATAAAGTCACAGCTCATAGATACCAGTTCTTCCAGACATCTTTGTATACTTTTAAGCTTTAGCCATTTATGTTGTAGGTATGATTATTAATCTTTAGAGCAACAACATTACTCAATTTTACAGCATGTAGTCTTCTTTAAGATCCTGTGACAAATGAAAAATGGCAGCACGAATATAATAAGAATCTTTTTCAGCAGCTGAAGAACTTCCTGCTGTCCAAGGTGCTGACTCTGTCAGTGGCCAATGATAAGGACCCTCATTATGTTAAttcatatcaatcaatcaataaacatttattaagtgcctactatgtgcaagatattGTGCTATGTATGTTGCACGTTGAAACATGCAAGTTCACCATAGTTAAAGCCTATATGGCAGACATACTGAAAACTGCAAGGGTGGAAAGGCAGACTCACCTTTTTggaagagagagaacaaaggGAGGCCCAGACTACCTTTACTGATTATTTTGCTGGACTTGTCCTTGATACTTTAAAGGTTGTTCTGTGAGTTTATAACTCTAGACCTTTTTATGGAAGAATAAGTTGTTTTAGTGCCCTAAGAAAATATACCTTGATAGTGTCCATTGATCTGATACCCTATCCTCAGTGTCATGATCCTGTGTATATTACTCTGTGTTTGAGGAAGCTGTTGCTGAATCAGAACAGGGTATTGTGTCTTCTGTGTATGTAAGAGGATGGAGTTCTTATCTACGAGTTGGTTGCTTTCTGTGTATTGTTAGAAGCCATAGGCCGTGTTATGGTTCTTTATCAAACCAACAGAAAGTGGGTGGACAGGGATGAAAAGTTGGCTTGCATGAAAGCCACTGTGTATGCCTGTTgtaaatatcacacacacacacacacacacacacacacacacacacatacatatatacccatatacacacacagagatacatgtcatatatttacatttattgcAACTGAATTTCACTTCCCAATCATATTTTTCTGAAGCTGTTTaaattagttttcatttttgcatttttggggggaaatattcAAAGACATAGCAGTGGTAAGAGTGTAAAGAAGCTCTTATGAGTTAGTCTGATGTATAATCCTCATAGAGGGAAGCTGAGAAGAGAGGAATGGTGGTGTATTGGAAACAACATTGAATATGGAATTGGGAAAACTAGGTTCTTGACCCAACTCCATCATATATTAGccctgtgacctttggcaagatggggtatagtggaaagaacattgaaatcAGAATTAGAAGACCTGAGATTGCATCTTGGTTTTGATGTTTACTAGTTATGTGTTCCTGGGCAAATTGATTAATTGTTCCAAGTCTTAGAGTTCACCTCTGTTAAATGGATAATACCTGTATTACTTTCCTAACAGGATTGTTGTGCAAAAAGAGTTTTGTAAATCCTCTAATACttcataaatgtgagctattatttgtTATTTACCTCACTCTGTCTCAGTTTAATGATTCCACGTGTGATGAAGTAGGACTCAATGTTCTCGGGAGTCCCTATGACTTCTGATGATCTCTAATTCTAGATTCTAAGGCTTGATTGTACTTGAGGTTCATGATTTCTTACCTGTATGACAGTTCCACAACCATTAAAGGGGATGCTGAATATTATGTAGTTTGTGATGACTTCAGGCTCACAGGATGAGTTGTGTAAAGAAATGTTCTCAGCACTGTAACCCAGTGATTGCAGATATTGCTCACTGACTGCTACATACATTTGATCTTCTGTGCATGACAGTGCtagtggagaaaggagaaaaatcataTTGTTATACAAGAACCCTGAGTTCTCGTTTAAGCTCTGTTACTTGCTACCTATGAGGTTTTtgccaaatcatttaacatttttgagCTTCAGTGAGTACATTTGTCAAGTATGGTCAGTAACAGGCATCTAACTTATAGCATCTTTGTGAGGATTAGTTGGAGCCATGTAAGATTATTACAAGATGGaacatagtacagtggatagagttctggatttgggttcagaagaaaaaaattgaacctCAGCTTTTCTAATTACTACTCATATGACCTTTGAAAAGCTATGTGACCTCCCTcggttttcctttcctcttctgtcaaatgaggagcttggaatagatgacctctgagttctacTAGAGGAAGCGTGGggtagtggatacagcactggacttggagtcatggaagatctgggttcaaattgtgaTTCAGATActcaactagttgtgtgaccctgaataagtcatttaacctctctttgactcagtttcctcatttatgaagtGAGATCAGACTCATTGACCTTAAGATCCCATGTAGCTCTTAAATCTGTGCTCCTACGTATTTGGACAATCTTTGAAAAGTATACATTgttaaagaaatataagaaaaacaaatccacaaCCAGGTGTGATCAAACCAAATACAGAGGTTACCTGATATCTGCTGGGAATGCTGGTTTGGGGGCCAGCTTTAGTAAGTTATGGGTGGCTTAGATTTTCTCAAGTCATTACTTAGGATCAGGAAGACTGGACCTGAGTGATAGGCAAATTTTCTCTTTCAGGCAAGAGTGAAAACTCTGTCCCTGATGAGAAAAACAAACATTACTTCCAGATCTGTCAAAGGTGCTAAGTTGGAAAAGGGAATTTCTACAGAGGAAAGGAATGGCTCCTTTGGATTAAGCAACAGAACAGAAATTTGGGCTGCAGGCTTACAGTCCTGGCCGAGTTGCTAAATCACACCAAATACTTTATAAATCTGGGTCTTGTCTAAAAAGCCAACAATAGTCACATAGCTCAGAGATCCATTGTGAGGAGGAATCAGGAACAGATGACTGCAACGACTTTGCTGGTACAACACCAAGAAAATAGTAGGGCTTCTCAGTTGTGAAGTGCTCATTCCCTGTTCAATCTTGCCACATGCTCTTAGTCTACATTCGAAGTCCTCATCTAGGTTTATGAAAGAATTAACAAGGGCCACAAATGTATTTATAACATGAATTCATGAagtacctgtgatttcaatggtgtaTATAATTCCAGATAGAGAAGCACCTTACCCTGTTTCAGATAGAAACCTATAAATACCTCAATAGATAAATTCTAGGAAATTGCTAACATCTATAAAGCACACAAAGATTAGAAGAATGACTTAGAGTAaaacagctaagaagtgtcagaATCAAGATTTTAACCCCgatgttcctgactctaagcccaacaATCAGCCATTTTGCCTACATAACATGAATATGTTTATGTAGACTACAGGACTCATtctgaggcagtgtggcatagtggaaagaacattgagtaTTGTGTCAGGGTTTCAACCTGAGTTTCAACTATGTGATTACTATTTATTGGCTTGTGACCTTCAGTAAATCACTTTGCCTCTTCAGCCACaattaattattttgtaaaaaaaaaaaaaaaaagatgctaacaCTTATGCTGCCTATCTCACGGGATTGTTGtatggattaaatgaaataatatacataaagaaCTTAGCAACTTTAAAGTTTTGTATAAACATAAACTGCTTTGCTGTTAGTCCAATTGAGTATTGCTTCCCTGAAGTTGGCCACTtacatttttccctcttctgctTCCTTCCTCATCTACCAACCAAATCTTCTAagccaagaaaaatgaagacatgCAATGTCAAGAATTTGGACTGAGCCTCAGATTGGTGAACATTCCTCTAAACAAAGATAGTAAGGCTAGATATGAAGATGAATTATAAATGaggtggttttgttttgattttttgtttttccccccagcaCTTAGGCAACCTGAGCTTGGTGGGGCAGGAAATGAGTAGGGGTGGGGAGATagaaacatctttttttcccttgcctGTGTCATTATTATCCCGTGGAAGAGCAAAATAAGAAGCCTGGAATCCAGATTTGGTGACAAATGAGTCACTAGAAAATTGTACTTTCATCTTGTTGGAAGGAGACAAAAATGTCTCATTGGAAGTATCACAGAAACGCCCCAGAAGATCAGATGAGCTCTGGGATCCATCAAAGATGTCAACGTGGCTCGAGGAACAGCTAAGGGAGTGTTCATCCCTGTGAAGTTGAAATTAAAATATAGGTTATATCATCACTCAGGCATTTGGGACATTCATACATCAGTGGCCAACTTTTTCAAGAGAAATGATGTTTTTGAGCATGGTGATACATGTTCATAATCCCTGCTACTTGGGGAGGCTAAGGTTGGTGGGttgcttgagttcaggagttctgagttctAGGCTAAACCTTATCAGGTCAGGGCGGGGGGGTGTTTAAATTACCTAGTATATCATACTAAATACCTTTGGATCtgtcactgttttttttttcataacaacGTCTGATAATTATAAATGtgatcctttcattttaaaaagtctttcggggcagctaggtagcacagtagttaaagcacagccctggattcaggaggacctgagttcaagtccggcctcagacacttgacactagctgtgtgaccctgggcaagtcacttaacccccattgccccagaaaaaaaagaccaaaaaaaagtctttcacaTAATTTTTCATGTAGCCCTCAACAGCACCCCTTCAAGGTAAGCAGAGACGGGTattctcatctccattttatagatgaacaactTTAGtctcagagaagtcaagtgactttcccaaggtcacgtAACTAATAAATGAtaaaaccaggattcaaactgaaGACTTGAATCGAAGGTCCCAAATTCATAAACTTTCTACTACATTATAGACATCCCCATAGCCCTGGTCATTATGATGAAGAAGTAGGagattttcttctattctctAGAGCAATCGTTATTAAACTCTTTGGTATCAGAACTCCTTTATAAAATCAGAACTTATTGAAGACTCCAAAAGGTTTTGTTTAGTGGGTTATATCTCTGCACGTTTTCAATATTAGAAATTGAAATATCTTGGTATTACCATGAAAGTAGTTTTGATCTCATGGTTCCCCTGAAAAGACTTTTCAGTGGAATCCCCAGGAGTCTACACTGAAAATCTCTGCCCAAGAGAAAGATTTATGTTCTTTGGTGTCAAGCCCTTAAcaaaaatgatttgccatttaaaaaatatcactcAATGTTCAAAAACCAAGGCCATAATAATTCTTACAAAGGCAAGGGCTCCAGTTTAGAATGTTCCCTGACAGGCCCATCCAACTTTCTTCAGAAATGTTCAGCAGCTGGGAGTTCAGCCCTCTCCTTAGAGAGAATTATCCAGGGCTTGGTTTTGGAATGTTGAGCGAGATTCCTAGGAACTTTGAGGTCCTGGAGGAGATGGAGTAGAAGAATCAAGACCACAGGAGTATTGAGCTCAGAGAAAGCAGGACCTCATCATTCATCTCTGCTCTTCTGAAGGGTTTTGCAGTTTAAATAGCAGCACAGGTTTGACGGAATAAGAGCATGATTCAGAGCAAGATAGTAGGGTATTAACTAACATAAAATTATATTGATCTTGTTCTCTGGGAAAAGACTATTAGAAAAGAGGGTTCCCTTGCTTTGCCTGTAGTCTATATTGAAGTTATCTGATTATTTGTTTCCAAAGTAAatttttatcaatgtcttttgttttatcaTCACTTACATTTTTCACTGTATCATTCTCCCACCCCCTTCTAGAAATCTGTCCCTTgtaataaaggaataaaaaggagaaaggggaaaaaagtatggCAAAACTAGCCAATATATCAAAAACTCTACTTCATAGTCTATTAGGAGGATTATACCAAAACGATAGCTGTAATATATACATCATTACTTACTATATGCAATTAGAGTGTTAAAATCCAAAGAAGTATTTGAAATACAAAGGGAAGGTCATTCCCAACTGGGGTGATTATGATCGGCACCCTGGAGACAGCATATTAATGTAACACCTCCACCCCCAGGCACAATGGTGTCTAAAATATTCCACCATTAGAGATCCCTCCCTTGAAGACTAACATTGCCTTGTTAGAAGAAAATACAAGAGATCACTGGGgttcagttttcttctctctttagatATGAGTAACTCCATCTTCAACACTGGCTACTAGTCTTCTCAGAGTGATGAGTCACAATCTTTTCTTTGCCCTTGTTCCCTCACACCTTCTTCATCTAAGTCTGTGCTACCAGGTTGATATATTGACAGGCTTGTAGGCTAAACAATGATAAAGTTTTGTAGCAAGGTTGAAATGCAGATGAGCTCACAAGCAAGGATAATATAAATAGAAGCTCTTACTTTTTTGGAGTTAAAAAGATTTATTTGAGATTGGTAGGGGTAAGGGGTGGGAGTAGCTTCCATTCTGTAACaaatcttctggggcagctaggtggcacagtggacaaagcaccggccctgcattcaggaggacctgagttcaaatcttgcctcagacacttgagacttactagctgtgtgaccctgggcaagtcgcttaaccctcattgccctgcaaaaaaaaaaaatcttcctacaGCTAACTGTATCTGTGTTATCAAATAAAGTTTTTTATGACCTGACTTATAAatgcattattattgttgttgtttttgttgtcatcatacaataaattaaattgtattatgattattattttgctGCAACATCCTGAGAGACTGGCATAGAAGGCAGCACCAGGCTGGGAGTATTCAGCTCTGCTTTCTAATCCCAGTCCTCCATTAACtggttgcatgaccttgggcaagtacttCTGTGCAATAAAAATCATAGGACTGTACATTTAAGGCTAAAAGGGACTTATGAGGTCACTTGGCCCAattacttttgtttgtgttttggttttgcgggaaaatgaggtttaagtgacttacccagggtcacacagctagtaagtgtcaagtgtctgaggctaaatttgaactcaggtactcctgaattcagggcaggtgctttatccactgtgccatggaGCTGCTCCCCCCCCATTCCTTTTCAAAACTGAGgaatcttttgggggcagctaggtggcacagtggataaagcagcagtcctgaattcaagaggacctgagttcaaatctggcctcagaaacttgacactagctgtgtgaccctgggcaagtcacttaaccctcattgccccacaaaaaaatgaggAATCCAAGACCCAGAGGTCTGAGGTCATTCAGGTTATATGTTATAGACAGCAGAA is drawn from Dromiciops gliroides isolate mDroGli1 chromosome 2, mDroGli1.pri, whole genome shotgun sequence and contains these coding sequences:
- the LOC122738331 gene encoding deleted in malignant brain tumors 1 protein-like, yielding MHTPMLTPQAGLTGFLFRMERSVGFIWTLLLSAASPGCGGILTKPSGKFSSPKGPTHSIPLKCVWSIQVEFSHRVSLAFPHLNLSCATEYVEVFDGTPTSRSLGKICNGLYLTYQSSANIMTVVFSRNSSHSSTWFDGYYYAELEASTLITVPTTALPCGGLLLKPKGTFSSPSYLENYPHSVQCVWEIEVPKTYRISLTLKTFEDEHSLSCSSSHVDIFDGSQSSSDLLGRFCDTSNETFLSPSNKMKVQFSSDSFVTKSGFQASYFALPRDNNDTALSCTEDQMYVAVSEQYLQSLGYSAENISLHNSSCEPEVITNYIIFSIPFNGCGTVIQEKDDTIIYSNLISTNQFNRVISRLKNFHLHVSCRMNKHITVEVKYLTDDAIDIVRHQYGHYRLKVSFYESPLFEHPVIESPYYVQLNQDVFFQLMLSHFDPNLALSVDTCVASPYADDFKTVTYDLIRHGCVRDPTYTAYSSPNPNVVKFKFNAFKFLKQHDAVYLKCQMSICRADDPPSQCLQGCTLRSKRETHPEWDNLDVVVGPVRLRRETSLEKRSAIISGSPHENGIRYSFLLVTTVMLGIKMCCF